Genomic DNA from Theobroma cacao cultivar B97-61/B2 chromosome 3, Criollo_cocoa_genome_V2, whole genome shotgun sequence:
CTCACCTACGTCGCCATCTTCTTCATCTACTCCCCTTGGAGCAAGCGAGTACGTCAATGTTTCTGTATCAATATAATATTTctcaaatccttcaattacTTTAGTTCTTTTGGCTTCTTTTCGTTTGCAGAGGAAGATTGTTTTAGCTCTTGTAATCGAAGTCATATTCATGGCGGTTGTGATTTTCATTAccctatttttctttcacacCACCAAGATAAGGTCTGGGATTGTAGGAATATTGGCCATTATCTTCAATGTAATCATGTATTCTTCCCCACTGACAGTCATGGTAGGTGAATTtttacgtttttttttttgttttaaccaTGAATTAGCAGACGAAATCTGCttgttttcttcatatttttaaagtatttaattCCTTCACTTGCGGCAGAAATTGGTGATCAGGACAAAAAGTGTGAAGTACATGCCGTTTTATCTCTCTGTTTTTAACTTCTTGAATGGAATTGTTTGGGTGGTTTATGCATCACTCGAGCTTGATCCTTATATCCTGGTAAGTAGTACTCTATGACAAGGATATTCAATCTAAAATTAACTAGTGACGTGAATGGGAGTAACCATGACGGTCAATTTCCGTGTAAGAACCATAGACTTATCACATGGCATGAATGGAAACAAAACCTGTTTTGATATGGTACAATAGTTGAAGATAAccttataatatttatatgcttAAAAGATATTGCTAACTTAACAAAtatgaaatttcttttttcactaCTCCAATTATACAATTTCCgacatttaaataataaaaaaaattcatttttttaatgcatTTGTAGGTTCCGAATGGGATGGGATCCCTGTTAGGCTTGTTGCAGCTCATACTTTATGCAGCCTACTACAGAACGACCAATTGGGACGATGAACCACCTACAGAAGTTCAACTTCCAGACGTTTGATCACACCATCAAGTTTTCTGGTTTTATTGTTTAGTCCTAGTCTTGGCTCTTCTTTCTCCTGTCAGTTGATTCCTTTTTGTCAGCAGGCCTTTAGATTTGTATAGATAGATACACACGCTTGCATCTGTGTGTTAAATATTTGTGTCAAGCATGAATCAACTTGTGTTCCAAGAGATGTTGGTAAATGGTCGACCTGGTTCTTCGGTTGTCTGACATTAGCCTTTCTGCTCTTCATTTACTGATTCCTTGGGATTTCTACCTATTTTGGTAATCCCACAACATCTAGAAATGCGAGAAAATGGTTTGCATAAGCAAAGCAACTTGTGGGgagaaacaagaagaaagaagcagACAGATATCTTTCAAGGATAGAGGCTAAAACAACAATCCACCATGCTTCTGCAGAAGGCAGACACCACACCAGCTGATGTTGATCAACTTTAATAATGTTGATTATTACTTGAGTGTATAAAGAGTTATCTTACAGAAGGGGTGGAAGGGGGGGGGGGCAGTCCACAACCAGACTGGCAAATCGAGTAAATAAACAGATATGGGGAACCccctaaaaaattataagagaAAATAACAAAGGGAAAAGCTTTACATCATTTGACAAAGTGAAATGTAGCACAGCTCCTGAGCCTATACCCACCACCACCTTTTCCTCTCAGCTTGGTATCTGattgttgttttgctttttcatAGTAAATACAAACCGGACCTCTctaactttaaaataatagTCTCGCAATCTTTTAGCTGCATCATGGAGTAATTTTTCAAGGCCCTCGATACCTCCGGAAGCAAAGACAGCCCTGCTGTTGATCGACAGGAATCATACCTCCACCTTTTGATGTATCTATGGCCTCCAGCATAGAAACTACCTCATCCATTTCAGGCCGCTTGTCAGGGTTAGCATCCCAACATCGTTTCATTACATTTGCTAGAGAACTGGGGCAACATCTCGGCATCTCTGGTCTCAAATTCTGTGTTTTTAATATCAGGACTATTAGCAATGAAAAAGCGGGGAAATGGGGTCTAAGGTGCAATTATTTCATAATACGACACAAGCAATAATGCTCCATTCTGGGGGGAAAACCAAAAGAGGACAGGAAAGCAAAATTATAAGGATAGGGGCCAAAAGTATACCTGGCGAACCACAGCTGAAGTCACTTCAGAGAAACTAAGATCAGGATACGGCATGTCGCAACAATATATCTCCCATAAACAGATGCCAAAACTGTACACATCGCATTTCCTGTTATATGGGTTGCCATTGAGAACCTGTAAACCTCCCATTTGATGAGTTACTAATCATTCAATCAACAATTTTTACCCTTTTCTTTCACCTTCTCTCTAATTAGCTGAAACATTAGAGTCACAGATTCAATACCATCACATTCACTCAAAAAGCTCCAAAGCGAAAACTTCCCatcattaaatcaaataaaatagtttCAAAAGGAGCTgtctttttttaatgatgCTATACGGTGTTCACTTCATGATAAATATTCAAGCATGTATCATTCATCCCTTGGGCCTAACATACCATTAATTATACtataaaatccaaaagaaaaacagactcaaattccaaaaaaaaaaaattaaagtttaatttcAGAGTCCTGCATGAAAATAGTAAAATTGGAATGGCAATAACCTCCATACCTCTGGAGCCATGTAACCAAGGGTTCCTGTCTCTCCGGTCATGTCATTAGGATTTGAAGCCTCAACACGAGCAACCCCAAAATCAGCAATTTTTACTGTACGTGTCTTGTCTAACAACATGTTCTCTGTCTTTACATCTCTGTGGACAATCTTCTGTGAATGAAGGTAACTCAACCTACAAAAATGATAGATGCCCCTCTAAGCTagagaaaatttcaaaacatgcTGGAGCTGTCAAACCACAAtacaataaagaaaagaaacaaacagaAAATGGGACAAAAGTTGTTTTTTGGGTCAATGAAAATGAGACATAGGTTAGAGTACCCTCTAGCAAGATCAAGCGCAAGTTGAACAACCACTTTGAAAGCTAGCTTCCTTCTCCTGTTCTTTATAAGATAAGATTTCAGAGCACCCCCAGGTAGATATTCCACAACAACACAACACACACTAGTTGGCATGCCTATTTGACCATTCTCAGTTTGTATTTGTAGCCCTGATGAGCCCATTGTTGCCCCTATAAACTGGAAAGGGATAAACAAGAATTAGTAAGAATGAGAATCTACCAAGAAGCTCAACAACCATAGCTAAAACAGTAATATTCTTTGTCAGAAAATATACACTACAGAGCTTCCTAGATATCCAAGCTGTTTCATCCTAAAGCACTACAAGTAGGTGACATAAATTCCTGGATTATGatgtacaaacaaaatggAAGCAAGTCCAATTAGTCTAGTTGCATTTCATAATCATTCTAAAGCAGAAGATACTGCCACTCAACCAATAACCCTGACTCCAACAGACTCATTGATTCAATGAAGTTTTCGattaataaaacatatttccaaagacaaaagaaaaatttattttacctaatttttccttttctagtTTATGAAGAGGAATAACATATGCAATTATAGAAGGGGAAGCTAGTAGatggaaacaaaaaaataattgatgcTATGAAATATTAAGTCTTCCTAAGAAGAGATCATGGAGAGTTTGGCAATCTTggataatttcatattaatatatcagTACAAGCAGAAGCAAATTCTTGGTGGGATTTAATTCTGAAAACATTCCCTGATCCTCTCCCTGTCCTCCAAAACATCAATCCCCCAACAACACACCCAAAAAAGGGAAAGGATTCCTAAACCAAAAGAGAACCACCACAAAATCATGAAGACATGAGAAAAGTTTCCAAAAGCTGAATACATGTTAAATGGCCTTGTTCTGAGGGGCAAAATCATGAGGGCAGGGGATCAGGAGAACCATGGGCAACCACCTATCTAAAAAAGGTTTGCAAATAAAGTGAACATATTCAAGTCCAACTCACATGAGTGCACAGTTATGCAGCAACagatataaataaatagaaagaatGTTTCTCTTCCAGGCATTATAGCTTTCTCAATGAATTAG
This window encodes:
- the LOC18603885 gene encoding serine/threonine-protein kinase STY8: MKESSDGFVRADQIDLKSLDEQLERHLNRVWATDKSKNKRDDDGDGRVDDDDGKLKLTPSSTNKAATIVNNERQEWEIDPSKLIIKTVIARGTFGTVHRGFYDGQDVAVKLLDWGEEGHRTDAEIASLRAAFSQEVSVWHKLEHPNVTKFIGATMGSSGLQIQTENGQIGMPTSVCCVVVEYLPGGALKSYLIKNRRRKLAFKVVVQLALDLARGLSYLHSQKIVHRDVKTENMLLDKTRTVKIADFGVARVEASNPNDMTGETGTLGYMAPEVLNGNPYNRKCDVYSFGICLWEIYCCDMPYPDLSFSEVTSAVVRQNLRPEMPRCCPSSLANVMKRCWDANPDKRPEMDEVVSMLEAIDTSKGGGMIPVDQQQGCLCFRRYRGP
- the LOC18603884 gene encoding bidirectional sugar transporter SWEET5, whose translation is MVATGLIRTIVGIIGNVISFFLFLSPTPTFVKIWKAKSVQEFKPDPYIATVLNCMMWVFYGLPFVHPDSLLVITINGIGLVIELTYVAIFFIYSPWSKRRKIVLALVIEVIFMAVVIFITLFFFHTTKIRSGIVGILAIIFNVIMYSSPLTVMKLVIRTKSVKYMPFYLSVFNFLNGIVWVVYASLELDPYILVPNGMGSLLGLLQLILYAAYYRTTNWDDEPPTEVQLPDV